DNA from Amycolatopsis sp. DSM 110486:
CAGAAGTGCGGGCCGTACGCGAACCCGAGGTGCCCGCCCTCTGTCCGCCGCACGTCGAGGCGGTCGGGATCGGTGAACACGCGCGGGTCGCGGTTCGCCGACGCGATCGCGGCCGACACGGGCTCGCCGGCCCGGATCGCCACGCCGTGCAGGGAAAGGTCCTCGGTGGCCTGCCGGGGAATCGTCAGCAGCTGAGGTCCGCACCACCGCATCAGCTCCTCGATCGCCGTCGGCCACAGTCCGGGTTCCGCGCGCAGCACGGCGAGCTGGTCCGGATGGGTGAGCAGGGCCTCGACGGCGTTGGCGACGAAGTTCGCCGGCGTCTGCCCCGCGAGCACGAGCTGCCAGACGAGGGTCACGAGCTCGGGTTCGGTGAGGCCTTCGGTCCCGGCCAGCAGTTCGAGGAACTCGCTCGCCGGCGGCGTGGTGAGGCCGCGCGCGCCGTCGATGATGCCGGGCACCGCGGCGGCGAAGCTCTCGCCCGAGCCGGCGACCACGTTCTGGCCGTAGCTGTGCCAGCGCGGCCGATCCGCCTCGGGCACGCCGACGAGCTCGCAGATCACCTCCATCGGCAACGGCTGCGCGAACCCGGTCAGCAGGTCGGCGCGCTCGGCGGGGAGGCCGTCGAGCAGCTCGTCGACGATCGGCTCGATCCGCGGCCGGAAGTCCGCCGCACGGCGCGCCGTGAACGCGGGGGAGACGAGGCCGCGCAGCCGCCGGTGCTCCGCGCCTTCCATCTCCTGCATCGTCCGCAGGTACGGCCGGCAGTGCTCGGGCACGTCGAGCGCCTGGTAGCTGCCCGGGCCGAGCGCGAAGCGCGGGTCGGTGAGCATCGCCCGCGCGTCGGCGAGGCGGGTGACGACCCACAGCGGGCCGAAGCCGGGGCCGACGAGCTTGGCCACGGGGCCGTGCTCGCGGGCGGCGCCGTAGACGGCGAACGGGTCGCGGTGGACCGCGGGGTCGGTCAGGTCGATCTCGGGGACGTCGGTCACGGGCACTCCTCATTCTGGATGGTGAAATCAGATGGTCTCATCATATGTACCCGAGCGCTATCGTGACCAGCAAGGGAGCACGAGGAGGACGATGGCCCGGCTGACCAGAGCGGAGGCTCAGGAGCTCAACCGCGCGAAGGTGCTCGTCGCCGCGCGCGACGAGTTCACCGAGCGCGGCTTCCGCGAAGCGAAGATCGACGTGATCGCCGAACGCGCCGAGCTCACCCGCGGCGCCGTCTACTCGAACTTCCCCGGCAAACGCGCGCTGTACTTCGCCGTGCTCGCGGAGGAGGCCGAGCGCGTCGCCGCCGAGCCCCCGGCTTCGGACCCCGCCCTCACGACCGCGGAGGCCCTGGGCGCCCTCGCCCGCGCCTGGGTCTCCCGCCTGCCGCTCGCCACCGACCGCGGCCCACGTCTCGGCGTGGACCTGGGGCCGGAGATCCTCGCCGACGAGCTCACCCACCGCCCGTACGCCCAGCTCTTGCGCTTCGAAGCCGTGGTCCTCGGCCTGGCCCTCGAACGGCTCGCCCCGTCCGCGGGCCGCCTCGTCCGCGTCGCCGAACTCGCGCTGACCACGTTGCACGGCGCCACCGGCCTCGCCGCGGCCGCGCCGGGCTTCGGCGAACCGTTCAACGTCGTGCGCGCGTGCGAAGCCCTGCCCGCCCTGGGGCTGGCCGACACGTGGCCCGCGGTCCCGCCGATCGTGGCGCACGCGCAGCCGGTGGACGAACCTTGGGTTCCGCCCGCGGCCTTCGACTCACTGCGGTCGCGGCCGGCCGAGCTGTCCGGTGACGGCGTCGTCGCGATCCTCGGCCTGCACCGGCTTTCCGCCGCGGAGGAGGCCGTCCGCGCCGCACCTGCGGACGCTGCTGTGACAGTCGCCGTGGTGACGGGTTCGGCGCCGGAGCTGGCGCCGTTGACGCACCTCGCGCTGGCGGAGCTGCGTGGTCACCTGCGCCGGGCTTTCCCGGCTTCGGCGTGGCCGCGCCTGCAGGTGCTGCGCGACGACTCCGGCGCGATCGCGTCGGCGGCCGGGGTTTCGGCGGTGAGCGATGCGACCGAAACGGCCGTGCGTATCACCTCGAGCCGCGTCGTGCGTCGCGCCGAAGGCTTCGGCGCCTGCCACGCCGCGGCGACGGGCTGAAAGAAAACCGGGCCGCCAGTCCGAAAAGGACTGACGGCCCGGTCGTCCGGAAATGACACTCAGCCGATCTTGTAGCTGTACGGCAGCGTCGCGATCACTTCACCGGTGCCGACCTGCGGGAGGCCCGTCACGCCGGTCGGGAGGGTCGGCACGGTCACCAGGTTGAGGTGACCGGTCACCGACGCGCCGCGCTTGCCCGAGGGCGTGATCGTCACGGTGACGGTCACCGTCTGGCCCGGCTGGACGAGCAGCGGCGTGCCGCCCGTGCCGTTGGGGTCGACGGACTGGTCGTACGGGTCGCCGGTGGACGAGCTCACCGCGGCGTCGAAGCCCGCCGTCTTGATCGACGCCGTGTAAGACGCGTGACCGGCCGGGGCGCCCGACGGGCCGAACGGGCCCATCTCCTGGACGCTGGCGAACCAGATGCCCTTCGTGACGTAGCCCTGCTTCTCGCCGATCGTCGCGACGGACACCGTGCTGCCGGCCTGCGCGGCCTTCAGGTCACCGAGCACGTCGATGCCCGCGGCCGAGCCCTGCAGCTCCACCTGAGCCGGCACCGACGACGACGTCGCGACGGTGAACTTGCTCGTGTCCGGCGGGATCGAGTAGATCGGCGCGTTGGCGCCGACCTCGGGCAGATCGACGTCGGTCGAGCCCTGGATGGGCTGCGGCTGCAGGGTCTGCTGCGCGTTGGTCCGCGCGTCCACGCCGATCGCGATCGGCTCGACGCCCGTGTTGCGCACCGTCACCGGCACCTTGACGGCCTGGCCGGCGGCCAGCTTCTTCGAGGCCGAGTTCGGCAGCGCGGGAGCGCTCACCACGACCTGGTCGAAGCCCACCGTGCCGGTGAACGGCTGGTCGATCTGCTTGCCCGTCACCGGGTTCTGCACCACGACCACGAAGTGCCAGCGGCCCGCCAGCGGGTTCGCGTCCGTGAGCTGCAACGTGGTGCCCTGCGACAGCTGGTTCGCGGAGCTGAGGAACACGTTGCTGTTCACGTCGGCGAGCTCACCGTTCGGGTCCACGAGCACACCGTCGATGACGGTGCCCGGGTCCTGCAGCTTCACCGCGACGTCGAGGTCCTTCTTGCCCTTGGGCACGTCGAACTCGTACGAGAACGTCTGCGCCGGCGAGACGGCCCGCGCGTTGCCGCCCGTGATCGTGCCGCCGAAGGAACCCTTGCCGTTCTTGGTCGGGACCAGTGCGCGCAGCACGGCGGACACGGTGGTCTGGTGGCCGTCGGAGCTGCCGAACGTGATCGAGTAGTCCGCGTCGCCGCCCGTCGCAGGGGTCTGCAGCGAAACCTTGACCGGCTTGGTCTGGCCCGGCTTCAGCGTCAGTACGCCCGGCGAGACCTGGCCGTACGGAATCGCCCGCTGAGTGGAGGTGGCGAGCTGGATGTTGCCGGTGTAGCCGGTCGGGCCACCCGCCGAGTACAGCACCGCGGTCCACGTGCCCGCGACCGGGCGCGTGACGTCCACGTTGGCGTAGTTCGCCGTGGCCGCGCCACCCTGCGGACGGCTGTTGGCCACGAACGTGCCGTCCGGCGCCAGCAGCGACACGCGCACGACCGGGGTCACCGACTGGCCGTTCACGGTCTTCGGGCTGCCCTGCCACGCCATCCGCGCGAGCAGGCGCTGCGCACCGGCGGGCACGGAGAACGTGACCTTCTTGTACGCCCAGTCCGTGCCGTTGTAGTACGGGAACGTCGGCAGCTTCGTCGAGTCGAACGCGGTGGTCTGCGTCTGCGCCGAAAGCGGCGCGAGCGAGCGCGTGCCCGCCGTGACCGTCAGCGGCTTGGTGCCGACGTTGGTCACGTTGACCGTGGCCTTCTGCGTGCTGCCCGGCGCGCCTTCCAGCGTGAGCTGGTCGGCGGACAGGGCGATGTTCGACGAGACACCCGCCGGGGCACCGGAAGTGCCGGGCGAGGTCAGTGCCGCCTCCACGGCCGCGCGCGCGTCGAGCAGGCCGGAGCCCTGCTCGTCGGCGGGCAGGCCGAGGTCACGCGTGGTGCCGGTGATGAACTGCTTCACCTGCGCGGGCGTCGGCGACGCGCCGTGGTGCGTGCCGCGGTAGGCCTGGATCACCAGCGCGGCGACACCCGCGGTGAGCGGGGCCGACTCGCTGGTGCCACCGAAGGATTCGAGGTCCGTCGGCTGCGGCACGGTCTGGAAGTTGCGGCATTCGGCATACGCGGGCGCGCAGTCGGCCCAGTTGCCCTCACCCGGGGCGACCAGGTCGATGGTGCGCCCGTTCTGCGTGATGCCCGACGACGACAGCGCGGAGATGTTGTCGCTCGTCCACTTCCCGTTGGAGAACGGGAAAGCCGCGTAGGTGGTCTGCGCGTAGAGCCGGTTGTCCGTGGTCGCGCCGGCGGAGATCACCAGCGGGTCGGTGGCCGGGCTGCCGATGGTCGACGTGATGCCCGCGTCGCCGCTGGAGGCGGTGACGGTGACGCCCGCGGCCACGGCCTCGTCGTTGAACACCTGGAACAGGTTGCGCGAGCTCGCGTCCGGGTACTGGTTCAGACCCAGCGACTCGTTGATCACGTCGACGTGGTCCACGGTCACCGCGTAGTCGATCGCCTGCAGCACCGCGGAGTTCGTGGCGGTGGAGCCGAACACGTTGAGCCCCACCAGGCTCGCGCCCGGCGAAACGCCCTTCACCACGATGTTGCAGCCCGCGGGCAGCGGGTGCTTCTCGTTCACGAACTTCGACAGGTCGTGCACCACCACGCCCTGCGCGGCGATGGACGACGCGTCGCCGAACGCCTCGGCGCCCGAGTCGGTCGTGGCGGGACCGTCGCCGGAGAAGTCCTGGTAGTCGGAGAAGACGTGCGAACCGTCGGGACGGATGAAGTCCGCGTAGTTCGGGTCCATGTTGTCCGCGAGGAACGCGACCTTCACGCCCGAGCCGTCGGCGAGGTCCGAAGCGGCCTTGGACCCGTCGGTGCTGTACGCGTGGATCGAGGTCAGCGCCTCGGGCTCCAGCAACGGCTTCGCCGGGTCGGTCGGGCAGATCGCGTTCGGGTCCTGGTTCTGCGCCGTGCCGCCACCGGCCTTGGGCGCGCCGGCGTCCGCGTTCTTGCCCGCGGGGTTCGCGTCGGGCAGCGTTACTTTGCTGTCCGGCAGCACCTGTGCCACGGCCGGGTCGGCCGCCAGCTGCGCTGCCTGGTCCGGCGTCACCGTGGCGGAGAACGCGTTGCCCAGCGCGAAGTGCTTGACCTTGGCCGGCGCCGTGCCGGCCAGCTTGGCCAGCACCGACTCCTGCTGCTGGGTCGCCTTGGCCCGCCGGGTTCCCGAAGCCGCCTTGGTGGCCGGCGCGTCGGGCAGCTGGTCCTTGAGGACCACGATCACCGATTGCGGTGCGCTGCTCGCCTGAGCGGTGGGCGCGGCGACGGCGGCCTGACTGCCGAGCTGGGTGACCCCGGCCAGTGCCAGACCGCCTGTCGCGGCTATTACGAGCGCGCGAACGGATCGCGAGGAACGCCGCATGTGCAGCTCCCACTTCCTTCTCGAAGGGTTCGAAAGTTACCGGCCCCGACGAAATCGAGCACAGTCGTGCCGGCCCGATTTCCCATGCCGGAGAACTATTTCGCGCACATCGACGATCCACAAGCGACAATAGTGGTGAAGAAATCGACGCAAATGGGACACCATTTCCGGAATGCCCGGAATCGCTGTCCCATTTGTCGGTGAAGCGAATTCCCGCTCAGGTCACAGGAAGGTGACTACGGGAGTTTCGGGCAACGGTCAGTGTCCCCGCGAACGCCACCACGGCGAGGCATCCGAGCAACATCGGGTAGCTCGCGAACCCGCTGAGCGCCGCGAGCAGCGATGGCAACAGGAAGCCGATGTAGGCCAGCGCGTAGTAGACCCCGGTCAGCTGGGCGATTTCCTCGGGCCGCGCGAGCCGTTGCAGCTCCAGCAGTCCGGACACCACGACGATGCCGTACGCGGTCCCGAGCACCACGGCCGTGAGCAGCGCGAGCCACGGCGAACGCAGATCCGCGGCGACGGCGGCGAGGACCAGACCAGTGCACATCACGGCCATTCCGGTGAGCACCGCGCGGGCGCTGGTGGTCCGGTCCACGCGTTTGGCGATCGGCTGGATCCCGACGCCCGCGCCGATCGCGCACACCGTCAGCAGCGTTGAGTAGGCGAGTGACCACGAACCGAGTTTGTCCTGCACGAGTTGCGGCATGATCGCGTACGCGACGCCGCACGAGCCGAAGATCCACGGCGCCATCGGCAGGATGATCCGGCGAAACCGCGGGTGCCGGGTCGTCACGGGCAGCCGGCTCAGCGCCGGCTTGCGGCTTTCGAGGCCGAGCGTTTCCGGGCTGCGCGGGATGAACGGCAGGGCGAGCAGCGCCAGTCCGATGTGGACCGCGAAGGGCAGCACCATCGGCCACGGCCCCCACTGCGCCAGCAC
Protein-coding regions in this window:
- a CDS encoding S8 family serine peptidase — protein: MIVVLKDQLPDAPATKAASGTRRAKATQQQESVLAKLAGTAPAKVKHFALGNAFSATVTPDQAAQLAADPAVAQVLPDSKVTLPDANPAGKNADAGAPKAGGGTAQNQDPNAICPTDPAKPLLEPEALTSIHAYSTDGSKAASDLADGSGVKVAFLADNMDPNYADFIRPDGSHVFSDYQDFSGDGPATTDSGAEAFGDASSIAAQGVVVHDLSKFVNEKHPLPAGCNIVVKGVSPGASLVGLNVFGSTATNSAVLQAIDYAVTVDHVDVINESLGLNQYPDASSRNLFQVFNDEAVAAGVTVTASSGDAGITSTIGSPATDPLVISAGATTDNRLYAQTTYAAFPFSNGKWTSDNISALSSSGITQNGRTIDLVAPGEGNWADCAPAYAECRNFQTVPQPTDLESFGGTSESAPLTAGVAALVIQAYRGTHHGASPTPAQVKQFITGTTRDLGLPADEQGSGLLDARAAVEAALTSPGTSGAPAGVSSNIALSADQLTLEGAPGSTQKATVNVTNVGTKPLTVTAGTRSLAPLSAQTQTTAFDSTKLPTFPYYNGTDWAYKKVTFSVPAGAQRLLARMAWQGSPKTVNGQSVTPVVRVSLLAPDGTFVANSRPQGGAATANYANVDVTRPVAGTWTAVLYSAGGPTGYTGNIQLATSTQRAIPYGQVSPGVLTLKPGQTKPVKVSLQTPATGGDADYSITFGSSDGHQTTVSAVLRALVPTKNGKGSFGGTITGGNARAVSPAQTFSYEFDVPKGKKDLDVAVKLQDPGTVIDGVLVDPNGELADVNSNVFLSSANQLSQGTTLQLTDANPLAGRWHFVVVVQNPVTGKQIDQPFTGTVGFDQVVVSAPALPNSASKKLAAGQAVKVPVTVRNTGVEPIAIGVDARTNAQQTLQPQPIQGSTDVDLPEVGANAPIYSIPPDTSKFTVATSSSVPAQVELQGSAAGIDVLGDLKAAQAGSTVSVATIGEKQGYVTKGIWFASVQEMGPFGPSGAPAGHASYTASIKTAGFDAAVSSSTGDPYDQSVDPNGTGGTPLLVQPGQTVTVTVTITPSGKRGASVTGHLNLVTVPTLPTGVTGLPQVGTGEVIATLPYSYKIG
- a CDS encoding cytochrome P450, giving the protein MTDVPEIDLTDPAVHRDPFAVYGAAREHGPVAKLVGPGFGPLWVVTRLADARAMLTDPRFALGPGSYQALDVPEHCRPYLRTMQEMEGAEHRRLRGLVSPAFTARRAADFRPRIEPIVDELLDGLPAERADLLTGFAQPLPMEVICELVGVPEADRPRWHSYGQNVVAGSGESFAAAVPGIIDGARGLTTPPASEFLELLAGTEGLTEPELVTLVWQLVLAGQTPANFVANAVEALLTHPDQLAVLRAEPGLWPTAIEELMRWCGPQLLTIPRQATEDLSLHGVAIRAGEPVSAAIASANRDPRVFTDPDRLDVRRTEGGHLGFAYGPHFCLGAALARVEAEVALRGLLERFPALSLGDVRRAPDPGTWRLAGLPVSF
- a CDS encoding TetR/AcrR family transcriptional regulator; the encoded protein is MARLTRAEAQELNRAKVLVAARDEFTERGFREAKIDVIAERAELTRGAVYSNFPGKRALYFAVLAEEAERVAAEPPASDPALTTAEALGALARAWVSRLPLATDRGPRLGVDLGPEILADELTHRPYAQLLRFEAVVLGLALERLAPSAGRLVRVAELALTTLHGATGLAAAAPGFGEPFNVVRACEALPALGLADTWPAVPPIVAHAQPVDEPWVPPAAFDSLRSRPAELSGDGVVAILGLHRLSAAEEAVRAAPADAAVTVAVVTGSAPELAPLTHLALAELRGHLRRAFPASAWPRLQVLRDDSGAIASAAGVSAVSDATETAVRITSSRVVRRAEGFGACHAAATG
- a CDS encoding MFS transporter; this encodes MTATAESTPLPQAATARPAWFGAAAAVFVVGWGGNQFTPLLVMYKEAGYSTFTVDALLGAYVVGLVPGLLLSGGLSNRYGRRPVMLAGTVLSLLASVLIALGPEGAGWIAAGRFLTGVAVAAAMAVGSTWIKELADADPRGAADLGTRRAALCLTLGLGIGPGAAGVLAQWGPWPMVLPFAVHIGLALLALPFIPRSPETLGLESRKPALSRLPVTTRHPRFRRIILPMAPWIFGSCGVAYAIMPQLVQDKLGSWSLAYSTLLTVCAIGAGVGIQPIAKRVDRTTSARAVLTGMAVMCTGLVLAAVAADLRSPWLALLTAVVLGTAYGIVVVSGLLELQRLARPEEIAQLTGVYYALAYIGFLLPSLLAALSGFASYPMLLGCLAVVAFAGTLTVARNSRSHLPVT